A window of the Hordeum vulgare subsp. vulgare chromosome 5H, MorexV3_pseudomolecules_assembly, whole genome shotgun sequence genome harbors these coding sequences:
- the LOC123399583 gene encoding ER membrane protein complex subunit 3, with protein MAEELVLDTAIRDWVLIPLSVVMVLIGVLRYFVSKLMRSPPSASSSPDPKTVKEGQVVIRARNLRNGAQFIPAKAFKARKLYYTNGEAGLLHVPKEDAQKAQAAMFSDPNMAMDMMKKNLSMIVPQTLTFAWVNFFFSGFVAAKIPFPLTQRFRGMLQNGIDLSTVDVSYVSSRSWYFLNLFGLRGLFSLILGEENATDDAQKMMAMGGGMGFNPAMSLSAEKDSLDIIQHDWALPKMERNAEDVLRKLLKN; from the exons ATGGCCGAGGAGCTGGTGCTCGACACGGCGATCCGGGACTGGGTCCTCATCCCGCTCTCCGTGGTCATGGTGCTCATCGGCGTGCTCCGCTACTTCGTCTCCAAGCTCATGCGCTCCCCgccgtccgcctcctcctcccccgaccCCAAGACCGTCAAGGAGGG GCAGGTCGTCATCAGGGCGAGGAACCTGAGGAACGGCGCGCAGTTCATCCCGGCCAAGGCCTTCAAGGCCCGCAAGCTTTATTACACCAACGGG GAAGCCGGATTGCTTCATGTTCCTAAAGAGGATGCGCAGAAGGCTCAGGCCGCTATGTTTTCAGACCCAAACATGGCCatggacatgatgaagaagaatcTCTCCATGATAGTTCCACAG ACACTTACATTTGCATGGGTGAACTTCTTCTTTTCCGGTTTTGTTGCAG CCAAAATCCCCTTTCCATTGACTCAACGATTCAGGGGAATGCTGCAAAATGGGATAGACCTGAGTACTGTTGATGTGAGCTATGTTAGCAGCCGTTCATG GTACTTCCTCAATTTATTTGGCTTGAGGGGTCTTTTTAGTCTCATCCTTGGTGAAGAAAATG CTACTGATGATGCCCAAAAGATGATGGCGATGGGCGGTGGAATGGGCTTTAATCCAGCAATG AGCTTGAGCGCAGAGAAAGACAGCCTCGACATCATCCAGCATGACTGGGCTTTACCAAAGATGGAGCGTAATGCCGAAGACGTGTTGAGGAAACTACTGAAGAATTGA
- the LOC123399584 gene encoding ervatamin-B-like — MARPSLLLLLLVSACAALAIADDDPMARSAALAVADDDPMTRRAALAVADDDPMARRAALVVAEDDPMVRRAALSVADDDPMVRRAALAVADDDPMVRRFERWMGKHGRAYTDAGEKQRRLEVYRKNVELIEEFNSGGHSYTLTDNKFADLTNEEFRAKVLGLGAPGRAGRRAPRREDFAPVAMPGKETENDNSTVPKEVDWRKKGAVVAVKNQGGCGSCWAFAAVAAMEGLNYIKKGQLVSLSEQELVDCDAEAVGCAGGFMSWAYEFVMDNHGLTTEASYPYLGVNGVCQTAKLNETTVSIAGYQNVTANSEPDLLRAAAKQPVSVAVDAGGFVWQLYGGGVFSGPCTAGVNHGVTVVGYGETSTDTGDEGSGKYWIIKNSWGAEWGEAGYMLLQRDAGIPAGLCGVALLASYPVM; from the exons ATGGCCAGGCCCTCCCTGCTTCTCCTGCTGCTTGTCTCGGCCTGCGCCGCCCTCGCCATTGCCGATGATGATCCGATGGCGAGGAGCGCTGCTCTCGCCGTCGCCGACGATGATCCGATGACGAGGAGGGCTGCTCTCGCCGTCGCCGACGATGATCCGATGGCGAGAAGGGCTGCTCTCGTCGTCGCCGAAGATGATCCGATGGTCAGGAGGGCTGCTCTCTCCGTCGCCGACGATGATCCGATGGTCAGGAGGGCTGCTCTCGCCGTCGCCGACGATGATCCGATGGTGAGGAGGTTCGAGCGGTGGATGGGCAAGCACGGCCGTGCCTACACCGACGCCGGCGAGAAGCAGAGGAGGCTCGAGGTGTACAGGAAGAACGTCGAGCTCATCGAGGAGTTCAACTCCGGCGGCCATAGCTACACGCTGACCGACAACAAGTTCGCCGACCTGACGAACGAGGAGTTCAGGGCCAAGGTGCTCGGCCTAGGCGCTCCCGGACGAGCCGGCCGGCGCGCTCCGAGAAGAGAAGACTTTGCCCCC GTGGCAATGCCTGGAAAAGAGACTGAGAATGATAACAGCACTGTGCCCAAGGAGGTGGACTGGAGGAAGAAAGGGGCGGTGGTGGCAGTGAAGAACCAGGGGGGCTGCGGGTCGTGCTGGGCGTTCGCGGCGGTGGCGGCCATGGAGGGGCTGAACTACATCAAGAAGGGGCAGCTGGTGTCGCTGTCGGAGCAGGAGCTGGTGGACTGCGACGCGGAGGCGGTGGGGTGCGCCGGCGGGTTCATGAGCTGGGCCTACGAGTTCGTCATGGACAACCACGGCCTCACCACCGAGGCCAGCTACCCGTACCTGGGCGTCAACGGCGTCTGCCAGACGGCCAAGCTCAACGAGACCACGGTGAGCATCGCCGGCTACCAGAACGTGACGGCCAACAGCGAGCCGGACCTGCTGCGGGCCGCCGCCAAGCAGCCCGTGTCGGTGGCCGTCGACGCGGGGGGCTTCGTGTGGCAGCTCTACGGCGGCGGCGTCTTCTCGGGGCCCTGCACCGCCGGGGTGAACCACGGCGTCACCGTCGTGGGCTACGGCGAGACCAGCACCGACACCGGCGATGAGGGGTCGGGAAAGTACTGGATCATCAAGAACTCGTGGGGGGCGGAGTGGGGTGAGGCCGGCTACATGCTCCTGCAGCGCGACGCCGGCATCCCGGCCGGCCTGTGCGGCGTCGCTCTGCTCGCGAGCTACCCTGTCATGTGA